Proteins from a single region of Methanotorris igneus Kol 5:
- a CDS encoding Trm112 family protein, whose product MDWIEKYLNILQCPYCGGDLEYIKEKNQLICKSCKKTFDIVDGIPILLKKMKK is encoded by the coding sequence ATGGATTGGATAGAGAAGTATTTAAATATCCTTCAATGTCCCTATTGTGGTGGAGATTTAGAATACATAAAAGAAAAAAACCAACTAATATGCAAATCTTGCAAAAAAACATTTGACATTGTTGATGGAATCCCGATATTGTTAAAAAAAATGAAAAAATAA
- a CDS encoding MogA/MoaB family molybdenum cofactor biosynthesis protein has translation MHEGISDIKYGVITVSDSRYNEMLKGNNKVEDKSGELLKNELNAIFHALIPDNKDMIKGVIDHVIDFFDVDCIVITGGTGISKRDTTPDVLKEIFEKELEGFKIIFHKISYEEIGTATILSRATAGIYKGRVIYALPGSVNACKTALKIIKKETGHILKHVRE, from the coding sequence ATGCATGAAGGTATTAGTGATATTAAGTATGGTGTAATAACAGTAAGCGACAGTAGATATAATGAAATGTTAAAAGGTAATAATAAAGTTGAAGATAAATCAGGTGAACTTTTAAAAAATGAGTTAAATGCTATATTCCATGCCCTAATCCCTGACAACAAAGATATGATAAAAGGGGTTATAGACCATGTTATAGATTTTTTTGATGTTGACTGCATTGTTATAACAGGAGGGACAGGTATATCTAAGAGAGACACTACACCAGATGTATTGAAAGAAATTTTTGAGAAGGAGTTGGAAGGATTTAAAATAATTTTCCACAAAATAAGTTATGAAGAAATAGGGACAGCAACAATCTTATCAAGAGCCACGGCTGGAATTTATAAGGGTAGAGTTATATATGCTCTTCCAGGTTCAGTAAATGCATGTAAAACAGCCTTAAAAATTATAAAAAAAGAGACAGGACATATTTTAAAGCATGTTAGGGAATAA
- the thpR gene encoding RNA 2',3'-cyclic phosphodiesterase codes for MRCFIAIDLPEEIKDKIEEVKKHFKIKGIKLVEKENLHITIKFLGEIDEEIVEKIKNLDLSISPIKVKIKNIGVFPNENYIRVIWLGATNLVDLFKEVDEKLSEIGFKKEREYVPHVTIGRVKFIENKKALKDKIEKHRKIDIGEFEVKSIKLMKSTLTPNGPIYEVIKEW; via the coding sequence ATGAGGTGCTTCATAGCTATTGATTTGCCAGAGGAGATAAAAGACAAAATAGAGGAAGTGAAAAAGCATTTTAAAATTAAGGGCATAAAGTTGGTAGAGAAAGAAAACTTACATATAACCATCAAATTCCTTGGAGAGATTGATGAGGAAATAGTAGAAAAAATTAAAAATTTGGATTTATCAATAAGCCCAATTAAAGTAAAGATTAAAAACATTGGTGTCTTTCCAAACGAAAATTATATAAGAGTTATCTGGTTAGGAGCTACAAATTTAGTTGATTTATTTAAAGAAGTTGATGAAAAACTTTCAGAGATTGGATTTAAAAAAGAAAGGGAATACGTCCCACACGTAACTATTGGAAGGGTGAAGTTCATTGAAAATAAAAAGGCATTGAAGGATAAAATTGAAAAACACAGAAAAATAGACATTGGGGAATTTGAGGTCAAAAGCATAAAGTTGATGAAAAGTACCCTAACCCCAAATGGGCCAATATATGAAGTAATTAAAGAGTGGTAG
- a CDS encoding methanogenesis marker 14 protein, which yields MGFLDSIRKIFKKSPKIHYAKSQTVDLIELKRNPYYIVASVELGNTTTKAIITATNMDTGKTYIVSKYVKMTRDVRKPKKGEEVFGKTLWGVELTKEAVADMVKEVLLKALEKGNLTINDLHFVVRSTGVTAGFASPEEVGAMIIALADGCLKAGVPPSKMAPAMSKNQLPKPFDEYSLMDKVIFDGAVTGVLPPTGKEVVANEMEGELVTAGIKVGSKWTEVDFRNPCMSIDFGTTLAGRITNDTLPYAKVIGNLCGLAGAIADSIARGSGLVSRDKGAALDIAKKCGDKPNKELAEEYAEKAHKYIIIDEVPPNVDRFGTVPVNPEAAKKAGTTLIGCDVGKNGSDLPKLEEIGKRIVEECNVSTLLYTLDLVSAEIAKRLVEFAYKKGLVNEKTAIGITGRAGITGEKPRLIIEKLKELDIWDNVESNVVFVEDGLALGASVMARCMNCLGTPKVPIGGNRGGGCILGLRRKWQKERGMIR from the coding sequence ATGGGATTTTTAGATAGTATAAGGAAGATTTTTAAAAAATCACCAAAGATACATTATGCAAAATCTCAAACAGTTGATTTAATTGAATTAAAGAGAAACCCCTACTATATTGTGGCGTCAGTTGAATTAGGTAATACTACAACAAAAGCCATCATTACGGCAACAAACATGGACACTGGAAAAACCTATATTGTGAGCAAATATGTAAAAATGACAAGGGACGTTAGAAAACCAAAGAAGGGAGAGGAAGTTTTTGGGAAAACATTATGGGGTGTTGAATTAACAAAAGAAGCAGTTGCAGATATGGTTAAGGAGGTTTTGTTGAAGGCCCTCGAAAAAGGAAATCTAACAATAAATGACTTACATTTCGTCGTTAGGAGCACTGGAGTCACAGCTGGCTTTGCATCTCCTGAGGAAGTTGGGGCGATGATTATTGCATTGGCAGATGGGTGTTTAAAGGCAGGAGTTCCTCCATCAAAGATGGCACCTGCAATGTCAAAAAACCAATTGCCAAAACCTTTTGATGAATACAGTTTGATGGACAAGGTAATATTTGATGGGGCTGTTACTGGTGTTCTCCCTCCAACGGGGAAGGAAGTTGTTGCAAATGAGATGGAGGGTGAGCTTGTTACAGCAGGTATAAAAGTTGGAAGTAAATGGACAGAAGTTGACTTCAGAAATCCATGTATGAGTATTGACTTTGGAACTACATTGGCAGGAAGAATAACCAATGATACTCTACCTTACGCAAAGGTCATTGGAAATTTGTGTGGTTTGGCTGGGGCTATTGCTGACAGTATTGCAAGAGGTTCTGGATTAGTTAGTAGAGATAAAGGAGCGGCTTTAGACATAGCAAAGAAATGTGGCGACAAACCAAATAAAGAACTTGCAGAAGAATATGCAGAAAAAGCCCACAAATATATAATAATTGATGAAGTTCCACCAAATGTTGACAGATTTGGAACTGTTCCAGTAAATCCAGAGGCGGCAAAAAAGGCAGGAACAACTTTAATTGGGTGTGATGTTGGGAAAAATGGAAGTGACTTGCCAAAATTAGAGGAAATTGGGAAGAGAATTGTTGAGGAGTGCAATGTTTCAACCCTGCTTTATACTTTAGATTTGGTTTCTGCAGAAATAGCAAAGAGGTTAGTTGAATTCGCATATAAGAAAGGACTTGTCAATGAAAAAACTGCAATAGGCATAACAGGGAGAGCAGGAATTACTGGAGAAAAACCAAGATTAATAATAGAGAAACTTAAAGAGTTGGATATTTGGGATAATGTTGAAAGCAATGTTGTATTTGTTGAAGATGGGCTGGCCTTAGGGGCAAGTGTTATGGCAAGATGTATGAACTGCCTTGGAACGCCAAAAGTTCCAATTGGGGGTAATAGAGGAGGGGGTTGCATTTTGGGCCTAAGGAGAAAATGGCAAAAAGAGAGAGGTATGATCAGATAA
- a CDS encoding RNA-guided endonuclease TnpB family protein gives MPNKTKSKGTQELSYQVVLSYKVSHNYPLKTFLIECKDKLNECIDMIWNNIEYTKKDKPKLPKSNEFKRNLRNKLLENWSYASHYIDGIIKTSYSILQSWASNYKRGYRTKTKPVVERLFVRVKTTLIKYDKERAEIRITIKPRKEYLTLNIKNEWFFDKVKDLTIGEIILKENEAFLTFKDNLNYSDKDIIVGVDSNLKSLDLFHPIEGWIRIDLTELHRLKEVYDKKIDGLKKLLKKCPLRVLRKINRLFERRRNRVKDFLHKLTTQLSRLFPDAIFVFEDLNKRRMYKNKHFNRRIDRANWNGIIEKISYKAVVILVNPAYTSTTCPICGSRMESQEGQVVCYNCSNSFNRQVVGCFNIFKRGLGAIKRFMGGSGVTTTGAEVSAKGLMTPNPNVVYYVDLNGKYLKCI, from the coding sequence ATGCCCAATAAGACAAAATCAAAAGGGACTCAGGAATTATCCTATCAAGTCGTTCTATCTTACAAAGTTAGTCACAACTATCCACTTAAAACGTTCTTAATCGAATGCAAAGATAAGTTAAACGAATGCATAGACATGATTTGGAATAACATAGAATACACTAAAAAAGATAAACCAAAATTGCCAAAATCAAACGAATTCAAAAGAAATCTAAGAAACAAACTCTTAGAAAATTGGAGTTATGCCTCTCACTACATCGATGGGATTATAAAAACCTCCTATTCCATCCTACAAAGTTGGGCTTCGAACTACAAAAGAGGTTATAGAACTAAAACAAAACCAGTAGTAGAGAGGTTATTCGTTAGAGTTAAAACAACCCTAATAAAATACGACAAAGAAAGAGCGGAGATAAGAATAACGATAAAACCAAGAAAAGAGTATTTAACCTTAAACATCAAAAATGAATGGTTCTTCGATAAGGTTAAGGACTTAACAATTGGAGAAATTATTTTAAAGGAAAATGAAGCGTTTTTAACCTTCAAAGATAATCTAAACTATTCAGACAAAGATATAATCGTTGGAGTAGATAGCAATCTAAAATCCCTCGACTTATTCCATCCGATAGAGGGTTGGATAAGGATAGATTTAACCGAATTACACCGACTTAAAGAAGTTTATGATAAAAAGATTGATGGGCTTAAAAAACTGCTTAAAAAATGTCCTTTAAGAGTTTTGAGAAAGATAAATAGGTTATTCGAAAGAAGGAGAAATAGGGTTAAGGACTTTTTACACAAACTTACAACACAATTATCTCGACTATTTCCGGATGCAATTTTTGTCTTCGAGGATTTGAATAAGAGAAGGATGTATAAAAATAAACACTTCAATAGAAGAATAGATAGAGCGAATTGGAATGGAATAATCGAAAAAATAAGTTATAAGGCGGTTGTTATCTTAGTTAATCCTGCCTACACTTCAACGACCTGTCCTATATGCGGGAGTAGAATGGAGTCCCAAGAAGGGCAGGTTGTTTGCTATAATTGTTCAAACTCTTTTAATCGCCAAGTAGTTGGCTGTTTTAATATTTTTAAACGAGGTTTGGGTGCAATCAAAAGATTTATGGGTGGCTCTGGGGTTACCACGACAGGGGCAGAGGTCTCTGCTAAGGGACTGATGACGCCCAATCCCAACGTAGTTTATTATGTGGATTTAAATGGCAAATATCTTAAATGTATATAA